Sequence from the Gammaproteobacteria bacterium genome:
GAGCGCGTGGCTCAGGGCGCTTTCCATTGCCGCGAGCGTCGGGTTCACGCGGTTCCAGTCGACGGCGGTCTCGACCGTGTCCACCGCATAGCCGTTCTCCCACAGGGCGTGGCGCAGGTAGGGGGCCAGAAACCGGCTTTCCTGCCATTTCCTGCCGAGCAGCGTCCCGGTATCGACGCCGCCGTGGGCGCGGATGATCGGCCTGCTCAGTTTCATCGCCGCCTTGCAGAAGGCGCGGCTGCCGGTAAGACCGAAGGTGAACATGCATTTTTCGGCACGCACGCCGCGCAGCCCGAGGTATTTCTCCAGCAACGCGATGGCCCCGGCATGACCGGCCAGCCGCAACTGGCTCCAGGTCTCGCGGGCGTTGCCGAGGCGCATCATCGACAGCGGAATCTTCTGCTGTGCCAGCGCACGCAGCGCGGCCGTGGCGCTATCCCAGTCGGGAAAGAACGCCACGTGGAAGTCTTCCTGCCCCGGCAACGGCGTGACGCGCACCTTGACGTCGGTGAGGATGCCCATGCGGCCCTCGGAGCCCAGGATCATCTCGCGGATGTCGGGCCCGGCGGAAGATGCCGGCACGGTCGGGATCTCGAGACTGCCGACCGGGGTTTCGATATGACCGCCCGCGAACAACTGCTCGATACGCCCATAGCGCAGCGACTGCTGGCCGCTGGAGCGGCTCGCGACCCAGCCGCCGATGGTGGCCAGTTCCCAGGACTGCGGAAAATGCCCCAGCGTGTACCCGGCCGCCTTCAACTGCGATTCCACCTGCGGCCCGGGCGTGCCCGCGCCGAAGGTCGCGATCTGGCTGTGCGGATCCAGGTGGCGCAGCCCGCTCATCGCCGCCAGGCTTATGGTCAGCACCGGCCTGGCGCCGGCCTGCGGCGTAATATGCCCCACCACCGAGGTGCCACCACCGTAGGGAATGACGGCCACGTCGTGGTGGAGCGCAAACTCCAGCAATTCGCGAACCTGTGCGGCATCTTCGGGGAACGCGACGCCGTCCGGGAACTGGCCGAAGTCACCGCTGCGCATCGCGAGCCAGTCCGGCAGGCTCTGGCCACGGGCATGCCGCACGCGCACTTCCCGATCGCCAACGATCAGCGGGTGTTCCGGCAGCCGCGAAGGCGGCACCCTGGCGATGACCTCCGCCAGGGACGCATCCGGCAGCGGCCTGCCCTCGCCGATCAAGCCGGCGAGGAACCGGCGAGCCGCAGGCTTCAGCGGCAGCTCTGTGCCGTCATCACCCCAACCGTTCCAGCGTCGCATGAGCAGGCTCCGTGTTCCGTGGGAAAAAAATTTCCCGGTTTGCGCAGGGGTGTGAGGTAGTGCAGGTGCGGGTTCTGCCAAATCAACGTGAAATCACCCTTGGCCGTGTGTCCCACAGCCTGCGTGAGGACACCTGCTTTATCGACGAAGTCTTCTCATCCTGCGGAAAGGACAATGTGCCATGACCTGAAACTTTTATACAAGCCGCCCGGATGCTGACAAAAGAATGACCGCTTGGTCATGCTTTGTCCGTGCGGTTACGTACATAGCCGTGTGGGGCAAATTGTTGCTCAGGCCGCCACGGGAAACTGGTATAAGCTCCCGGTAACGGGATTTCCACACTCAGGGATGTTCTGGATAATTCCGAACATGGACGATAATGCGCGCTGACGCATTTTTTTGGGAGGCTGAATCCGGTGCGAGGGAAATCCCAGTCAGACAGCGGCTTCGAAAAGTTTCGCAGGAAGACCCGCAAGGGAACCGACGTCCGCGCCGATCCGCTCGTGTGAGAAATTTTCCCGTGCTGTCTCACTCCCGAACCTGGAACCCAACCCATGAATAAATTGAAACAACAGTGGAGCGAGTTGCGGTCGACGTTCTGGTTTTTGCCATTTCTGATCGTCCTGACCAACATTGTCTACGCGGTAGTACTGATCCAGACGGACTACGCCGGGGGTGACCGGTGGCTGGCCCAGTGGCCACGGACATTTGGAGTCGGGGCGGAAGGCGCGCGCGATATGTTGTCTACGCTTGCCGGTTCGATGATGTCCGTTATGGGCATCACGTTCTCCATGACCCTGCTGGCATTGGCGCTGGCTTCGAGCCAATACACCTCGCGCATCTTGCGCAACTTCATGCGCAGCCGTGTCACGCAGGTCACGCTGGGAACCTTTGCCGGAATTTTCATCTATTGCTTGATCGTGTTGCACACGATCCGCACCGGCGATGCGCCATTTGTGCCGAGCCTGGCGGTCTTTTTCGCTTTTGTCCTGGCGTTTGGCGGCATTGCGGTCCTCATCTTTTTTATTCATCACATCGCCTCGTCGATCCAGGCTTCCAGCATCATCGCCTCGGTCGCTCAGGAAACCAACGCGTCCATTGATCGGCTGTTCCCGGAAAAACGCAAACCCGGCCCGGACAAAGCCAATGGTGAAGAGAACGAGCAGCTTCTTCCGTCCCGGGATGAAAGGACCTGGTACGCGGTGCCGGTGGAGGTGAGCGGCTACATACAGAGCGTAGATAATGACGCCATCCTGCGCCTGGCGCAGGCCACGAGGACCATCGTGCGAATGGAGCACGGCATCGGCGCGTTCGTTGTGCAAGATACTGCGTTGGCGTCGCTAGCCCTGACCTACCCGCCAGATCAAGAGACGATTGATGCCCTGAAACGGGCTTACAGTATTGGTCGCCATCGCACCGTTGATCAGGACCCCGCTTTCGGTATCAGGCAGATCGTGGATATGGCCTTGAAGGCCCTTTCGCCCGGTGTCAATGACACCTCGACGGCGGTAATGTGCGTGGATTACCTGACAGCAATTCTGGCTCGGCTATCTTGTCGGCAATTCCCGCCATCGCACCGTTACGACGGAGGTACGCTGAGGGTGCTCGCCATCGTTCCGGCCTTTGAAGGTCTGTTGGCCGAGGCTTTCGATCAGGTTCGGGACAGCGCCGCAGGCAATGTCGCCATCATGGCGCGTATGCTCGGCGCCATCGATACCATCGCCAGTCTCACGGTCAGCCCGAGCCACTTGCGAGCACTCGACGAACAGGTGCAGTGGATTGCCGAGCTGGCCGATCGCAGCATCGAATCCACCCATGATCGCGCGCGGATTGAAAGGCGGTTGATGCACGTGCGCGAAGCGCTCGCATCTCACGTGTAATGCGAGCACCAGAGAGGACATGATCATGCTGGTAACCTTTTCCTGTCCGGCCTACTCGAGCATAACGATGTTCGGCGAAGTGGCAATCCAACTGCTCAAACTGATGGGGCACAGCGGCACGGTGCCCGGCGCCCTGCTGGCGGTAGACGTCCATGCGGCGCTGGAACATCTGGAGACTGCGTTAGAGGCCGACAAACAGTCGCCGGAGCCGGAAGAGTCCGTGGAAACAGAGGAAGGCGA
This genomic interval carries:
- a CDS encoding FAD-binding oxidoreductase codes for the protein MRRWNGWGDDGTELPLKPAARRFLAGLIGEGRPLPDASLAEVIARVPPSRLPEHPLIVGDREVRVRHARGQSLPDWLAMRSGDFGQFPDGVAFPEDAAQVRELLEFALHHDVAVIPYGGGTSVVGHITPQAGARPVLTISLAAMSGLRHLDPHSQIATFGAGTPGPQVESQLKAAGYTLGHFPQSWELATIGGWVASRSSGQQSLRYGRIEQLFAGGHIETPVGSLEIPTVPASSAGPDIREMILGSEGRMGILTDVKVRVTPLPGQEDFHVAFFPDWDSATAALRALAQQKIPLSMMRLGNARETWSQLRLAGHAGAIALLEKYLGLRGVRAEKCMFTFGLTGSRAFCKAAMKLSRPIIRAHGGVDTGTLLGRKWQESRFLAPYLRHALWENGYAVDTVETAVDWNRVNPTLAAMESALSHALDDEGEKVHAYTHLSHLYPQGSSVYTTCVFRCADGYAATLARWQKLKGAASRQIVAQGGTISHQHGVGADHAPYLAAEKGALGIAAIGSLCRQFDPSGIMNPGKLIQDRT
- a CDS encoding DUF2254 domain-containing protein, with protein sequence MNKLKQQWSELRSTFWFLPFLIVLTNIVYAVVLIQTDYAGGDRWLAQWPRTFGVGAEGARDMLSTLAGSMMSVMGITFSMTLLALALASSQYTSRILRNFMRSRVTQVTLGTFAGIFIYCLIVLHTIRTGDAPFVPSLAVFFAFVLAFGGIAVLIFFIHHIASSIQASSIIASVAQETNASIDRLFPEKRKPGPDKANGEENEQLLPSRDERTWYAVPVEVSGYIQSVDNDAILRLAQATRTIVRMEHGIGAFVVQDTALASLALTYPPDQETIDALKRAYSIGRHRTVDQDPAFGIRQIVDMALKALSPGVNDTSTAVMCVDYLTAILARLSCRQFPPSHRYDGGTLRVLAIVPAFEGLLAEAFDQVRDSAAGNVAIMARMLGAIDTIASLTVSPSHLRALDEQVQWIAELADRSIESTHDRARIERRLMHVREALASHV
- a CDS encoding DUF1840 domain-containing protein; the encoded protein is MLVTFSCPAYSSITMFGEVAIQLLKLMGHSGTVPGALLAVDVHAALEHLETALEADKQSPEPEESVETEEGEPAVGLAHRAWPLIELLKAAAKAKCDVMWDKNN